Proteins encoded within one genomic window of Deltaproteobacteria bacterium:
- the panB gene encoding 3-methyl-2-oxobutanoate hydroxymethyltransferase, translating to MKKITVSDILKYKKDGKKIAVLTAYGFQTARIIDNAGIPVVLVGDSVGMVEAGHETTLPVTMDEMIYHVRSVSRACKDAFVVADMPFMSYQPSVEEALKNAGRFLKEAGADGVKVEGGVRSAAVIKAMAEAGIPVMGHVGLTPQSVLTMGGYKVQGRTKEASKEILADAKAVEDAGAFSMVLEGIPSELAKTITKELSIPTIGIGAGVGCDGQVLVLNDMLGMDLEKTAPKFVKRYANLDEVISKAVTRYKDDVEAGKFPDEEHSY from the coding sequence GTGAAGAAAATAACGGTTAGCGACATACTGAAATATAAAAAGGACGGTAAAAAGATAGCCGTGCTTACGGCTTACGGCTTTCAGACGGCGAGGATTATCGATAACGCGGGCATCCCTGTCGTCCTTGTAGGCGATTCAGTTGGCATGGTAGAGGCAGGCCATGAGACCACACTTCCGGTCACCATGGACGAAATGATATATCACGTAAGGAGCGTTTCAAGGGCCTGTAAGGACGCCTTCGTGGTCGCGGATATGCCGTTTATGTCGTACCAGCCTTCTGTTGAGGAGGCCTTAAAGAACGCAGGGAGGTTTCTAAAGGAAGCAGGCGCTGACGGTGTAAAGGTCGAGGGCGGAGTGAGGTCTGCCGCCGTTATAAAGGCAATGGCAGAGGCAGGCATTCCGGTGATGGGGCACGTGGGGCTTACGCCGCAGTCCGTGCTTACCATGGGCGGATATAAGGTGCAGGGCAGGACAAAAGAGGCTTCAAAGGAAATACTTGCCGACGCAAAAGCAGTCGAGGATGCGGGGGCGTTTTCCATGGTGCTCGAAGGCATTCCCTCAGAGCTTGCAAAGACGATTACGAAGGAGCTTTCCATTCCGACTATCGGCATCGGCGCAGGTGTCGGCTGCGACGGGCAGGTGCTTGTCCTAAACGATATGCTCGGCATGGACTTGGAGAAAACAGCGCCGAAGTTCGTCAAGCGTTACGCCAACCTCGACGAGGTTATAAGCAAGGCCGTTACGCGCTATAAGGACGATGTAGAGGCCGGAAAGTTCCCTGACGAGGAGCATTCATATTAG
- a CDS encoding deoxynucleoside kinase: MNKARYIALEGPIGVGKTSFAELLAKELGGRAMLEGVDDNPFLKQFYGDRKKYAFQTQLFFLLSRYQQQKEIAQADLFKSSVVSDYLFSKDRIFAYLNLDEHELSLYEQVYRLLDASLPKPDMVIYMQASTEVLIERIAKRNKDYEQGISEEYLERLVDAYNKYFFYYTDTPLLVVNTTEIDFVENPRDLSNLIKEIKSMKGGTQHYIPLGSKA; this comes from the coding sequence ATGAATAAGGCAAGATATATAGCCCTTGAAGGGCCCATAGGGGTCGGAAAGACCAGCTTTGCCGAACTTCTTGCAAAGGAGCTTGGCGGAAGAGCCATGCTCGAGGGCGTTGACGACAACCCGTTTTTAAAGCAGTTCTACGGTGACAGGAAAAAGTACGCCTTTCAGACGCAGCTTTTCTTTCTCCTTAGCCGCTACCAGCAGCAAAAGGAGATTGCGCAGGCAGACCTCTTTAAGAGCTCTGTAGTGTCGGATTATCTTTTTTCGAAGGACAGGATTTTCGCGTATCTCAATCTTGACGAGCACGAGCTCTCGCTCTACGAGCAGGTATACAGGCTTCTTGACGCGAGCCTTCCGAAGCCGGATATGGTAATATACATGCAGGCCTCGACAGAGGTGCTAATCGAGCGCATAGCAAAAAGAAACAAGGACTATGAACAGGGAATATCGGAGGAATATCTAGAGCGGCTTGTCGACGCGTATAACAAGTACTTTTTCTATTACACGGACACGCCGCTTCTGGTCGTTAATACGACCGAGATAGATTTTGTAGAGAACCCGAGGGACTTATCCAACCTTATAAAGGAGATAAAGTCCATGAAGGGTGGCACGCAGCACTACATACCGCTTGGATCGAAGGCTTAG
- the rsmA gene encoding 16S rRNA (adenine(1518)-N(6)/adenine(1519)-N(6))-dimethyltransferase RsmA — MLKKKYGQHFLVDPNIVRKIIGAALPLDEATVLEVGPGDGALTSALLAEGALVTAVEIDRDLAFMLKKKFSGVMGFSLVEADALKTDFTALAKKAEARFKCVANLPYNISGPLLIKFTEERDAFLELILMFQKEVAERLVAAPSTPEYGSITAVVGAFMEVKKLFDVSPNCFKPRPKVWSTVLRVRPLESPLVGASLEPVYRKVVRAAFGQRRKTLANALKTLGLGDEVISEALKGAGIDPKRRGETLDVAEFARLSEEVSAFLDSAVGGK, encoded by the coding sequence ATGCTAAAGAAGAAATACGGCCAGCACTTTCTCGTAGACCCGAATATCGTAAGAAAGATAATCGGCGCAGCCCTGCCGCTTGACGAAGCCACTGTGCTCGAGGTCGGCCCCGGCGACGGAGCGCTTACCTCGGCTCTTTTAGCCGAAGGCGCGCTTGTGACTGCGGTCGAGATAGACAGAGACCTTGCCTTCATGCTAAAAAAGAAGTTTTCAGGGGTAATGGGCTTTTCCCTTGTCGAGGCCGATGCCTTGAAAACGGATTTTACGGCCCTTGCAAAAAAGGCCGAAGCCAGGTTCAAGTGTGTTGCCAATTTGCCGTATAATATTTCCGGCCCGCTCCTGATAAAGTTTACCGAGGAGCGCGATGCCTTCTTAGAGCTGATACTGATGTTCCAGAAGGAGGTGGCGGAGAGGCTCGTTGCCGCGCCTTCAACGCCGGAGTACGGGTCGATAACGGCTGTGGTCGGGGCCTTCATGGAGGTTAAGAAGTTATTCGACGTTTCTCCAAACTGCTTTAAGCCCAGGCCCAAGGTCTGGTCAACGGTTTTAAGGGTAAGGCCCCTCGAGAGCCCGCTTGTAGGGGCCTCTCTGGAGCCGGTATACAGGAAGGTCGTTCGGGCCGCGTTTGGGCAGAGGAGGAAAACGCTTGCCAATGCCCTTAAAACGCTCGGGCTTGGCGATGAGGTTATAAGCGAGGCGCTAAAAGGCGCAGGCATCGACCCCAAGAGGCGCGGCGAGACGCTCGATGTAGCCGAATTCGCGCGCCTTTCCGAAGAGGTGTCGGCGTTTTTGGATAGCGCCGTTGGCGGAAAATAG
- a CDS encoding CapA family protein, whose protein sequence is MRLLYASIVFILLCAPLASRAADNAVKSSSGKKAEDITFIAVGDIMLSRGILRMTEKLGNDYPFSEVSTELNKGDIVFGNLESVLGVKRTKTYFQKPFNFIAPPESVLSLKDAGFTVLSLSNNHAMDFGPEPIDETRILLGAAGIAYFGAGQNASEAAEPVYVTVKGVKFAFLGYAIAHDSKVYATSSRAGIISPWDHDRIRRAVKEVRKNADVVVVSLHWGVEYKLLPEKSDVRLAHKIIDWGADLILGHHPHVPQGVEEYKGGLIAYSLGNFVFDQRKPDTLLGLMLKIQFSGSRMLSYEVVPVSRHTTFFPAVANGSERDRILGKLMDISVPLYASARWRGVKDKKAVKGEVMAVKTDNAAPGAKAAVEEAGGAGEAGTEALNRVSSDVVRFAMASGAAASRKTSL, encoded by the coding sequence ATGCGTTTACTCTATGCTTCGATAGTTTTTATTCTGCTTTGCGCCCCACTGGCGTCGCGCGCGGCTGACAATGCCGTAAAGAGCTCCTCTGGCAAAAAGGCCGAGGACATCACCTTTATCGCCGTTGGCGACATAATGCTCTCGCGCGGCATTTTGAGGATGACAGAAAAGCTCGGCAACGATTACCCGTTCTCCGAGGTTTCTACGGAGCTTAACAAGGGAGATATAGTTTTTGGCAATCTCGAGAGCGTTCTCGGAGTAAAAAGGACCAAGACGTATTTTCAAAAGCCGTTTAACTTTATCGCCCCTCCCGAGAGCGTTCTTAGTCTCAAGGACGCCGGGTTTACGGTGCTTAGCCTCTCTAATAATCACGCCATGGACTTTGGCCCCGAGCCAATAGATGAGACCAGGATACTTCTTGGCGCTGCCGGCATAGCGTACTTTGGCGCGGGACAGAACGCGTCCGAGGCAGCAGAGCCGGTGTATGTGACCGTAAAGGGCGTGAAGTTCGCATTCCTTGGTTATGCCATAGCGCATGACAGCAAGGTCTACGCGACATCTTCGAGGGCCGGCATTATCTCGCCGTGGGACCATGACAGGATAAGGCGCGCGGTAAAGGAAGTGCGTAAGAATGCCGACGTGGTGGTTGTTTCGCTTCACTGGGGCGTTGAGTATAAATTGTTGCCGGAGAAGTCGGACGTCAGACTGGCACATAAGATAATAGACTGGGGCGCGGACTTGATCCTTGGCCACCATCCGCACGTGCCTCAGGGTGTAGAGGAATATAAGGGAGGGCTCATAGCCTATAGCCTTGGCAACTTCGTATTCGACCAGAGAAAGCCCGATACGCTTCTCGGGCTCATGCTGAAGATACAGTTTTCGGGAAGCCGCATGCTGTCCTACGAGGTCGTGCCTGTATCCAGACATACGACATTTTTCCCTGCCGTTGCCAATGGAAGCGAAAGGGACAGGATACTGGGCAAGCTGATGGATATATCAGTGCCGCTTTACGCATCTGCCAGGTGGCGCGGCGTGAAGGATAAGAAGGCGGTAAAGGGCGAAGTTATGGCCGTGAAAACCGATAATGCCGCGCCAGGCGCCAAGGCAGCCGTTGAAGAGGCAGGCGGGGCAGGGGAGGCGGGTACGGAGGCTTTGAACAGGGTTTCTTCCGATGTCGTGCGTTTTGCCATGGCAAGCGGCGCGGCCGCTTCGCGTAAAACATCGCTGTGA
- the tsaD gene encoding tRNA (adenosine(37)-N6)-threonylcarbamoyltransferase complex transferase subunit TsaD, translating into MLILAIESSCDDMSASVVKDGRVVVSNVVSSQNDIHNKYGGIVPELASRRHIETVVPVVEEALFKAGVKLSDVECIGVTSGPGLVGSILVGLTFAKAAAYVAKKPLIPVDHIKAHALSAFISDKEGAAAPEFPFVSFVVSGGHTTLFLVEDFTKMSVLGETRDDAAGEAFDKAAKLMGLGYPGGVLIDRLARNGDKAAYSFTKPRIKSGALEFSFSGLKTAVLLEVQKASEVNDEFRRNMSASFQEAVVDALLDKAFRAVKETGVKSLSIAGGVACNSRLRERAAELASGVDIGLFIPPPKYCTDNAAMIGHMAYRLYKEGVTAGLELNAEP; encoded by the coding sequence ATGCTAATCCTTGCCATAGAATCATCGTGTGACGACATGAGCGCCTCGGTTGTGAAGGACGGCAGGGTCGTTGTGTCAAACGTTGTTTCCTCCCAAAACGACATTCATAACAAATACGGCGGCATAGTGCCGGAGCTTGCCTCGAGGCGGCACATAGAGACAGTCGTGCCGGTAGTGGAAGAAGCGCTTTTTAAGGCAGGCGTAAAACTATCCGACGTCGAGTGCATAGGCGTTACATCCGGCCCCGGGCTCGTTGGGTCGATACTTGTCGGCCTTACCTTTGCAAAGGCGGCCGCTTATGTGGCAAAGAAGCCGCTTATTCCCGTAGACCATATAAAGGCGCACGCGCTCTCGGCCTTTATCTCAGATAAGGAAGGCGCGGCGGCCCCTGAGTTTCCGTTTGTCTCGTTCGTTGTCTCGGGCGGGCACACGACACTTTTTCTTGTCGAGGATTTTACGAAGATGAGTGTGCTTGGCGAGACAAGGGACGACGCAGCAGGCGAGGCATTTGATAAGGCCGCGAAGCTGATGGGCCTTGGATACCCCGGAGGAGTTTTGATAGACCGTCTTGCCAGAAACGGCGATAAGGCCGCGTACTCGTTTACAAAGCCGCGCATCAAGAGCGGGGCCCTTGAGTTCAGCTTTAGCGGACTTAAGACCGCCGTGCTCCTCGAGGTGCAAAAGGCTTCGGAGGTAAACGACGAATTTCGGCGTAACATGTCCGCGTCTTTTCAGGAGGCGGTTGTGGATGCCCTTCTCGATAAAGCGTTTCGAGCTGTGAAGGAAACCGGCGTAAAGAGCCTTTCCATCGCAGGCGGCGTTGCCTGCAATTCGAGGCTTAGGGAAAGGGCAGCGGAGCTTGCCTCGGGCGTGGACATAGGGCTCTTCATACCGCCGCCAAAGTACTGCACCGACAACGCCGCGATGATAGGGCACATGGCATATAGGCTTTATAAGGAAGGAGTAACGGCAGGGCTCGAGCTGAATGCTGAGCCGTAA
- a CDS encoding aminotransferase class V-fold PLP-dependent enzyme has product MIYLDNAATSYPKPEAVYARADYVLRNVGGNPGRGSHKMALDAMREVFKAREAVARLLGIKDSSRLVFTKNATEAINAAIKGVMSGGGHVITSSFEHNAVLKTLLSMKKRGVITLTEAAGKRPGFLDASDIEALITDETELVVITHASNVFGEILPVEEIAKACKEHGVIFMTDAAQTAGAIPMDLSGSSIDILAATGHKALFGPQGTGILYLRDGIEIEPFIDGSTGAETTVLNMPEKLEAGTVNTPGIAALGAGAAFIMQEGVTGIRKKEERFVGIILKELASIKGIRILGPMDAAKRASLVCFTIDGITANDAGVVLDREFSIMVRCGTHCAPAAHRVAGTFPEGAIRVSPGYFNTDADIEAFLKAVKAVAAKG; this is encoded by the coding sequence ATGATATACTTAGATAACGCGGCAACGTCATATCCAAAGCCCGAGGCAGTGTATGCCAGGGCAGACTACGTCCTAAGGAACGTCGGCGGCAACCCGGGAAGAGGCTCGCACAAGATGGCGCTTGACGCCATGCGCGAGGTCTTCAAGGCGCGCGAGGCCGTTGCAAGGCTGCTTGGCATAAAGGACTCCTCAAGGCTCGTTTTCACCAAGAACGCAACAGAGGCCATAAACGCCGCCATAAAGGGCGTGATGAGCGGCGGCGGGCACGTCATAACGAGCTCGTTTGAGCACAATGCCGTTTTGAAGACGCTTCTCTCCATGAAGAAGCGCGGCGTCATAACGCTTACCGAGGCAGCAGGTAAGAGGCCCGGGTTTCTCGATGCCTCTGACATCGAGGCGCTTATAACCGATGAAACAGAGCTTGTGGTCATCACGCACGCGTCAAATGTATTTGGCGAAATACTTCCGGTAGAGGAAATCGCAAAGGCATGTAAAGAGCACGGCGTAATCTTCATGACCGATGCTGCGCAGACCGCGGGGGCTATCCCTATGGACCTTTCCGGTTCATCTATCGACATACTTGCGGCAACAGGGCATAAGGCGCTCTTCGGGCCACAGGGCACCGGTATACTTTATCTAAGGGACGGCATAGAGATAGAGCCCTTCATAGACGGCTCAACAGGCGCCGAGACAACTGTCCTTAACATGCCGGAAAAGCTCGAGGCAGGCACAGTAAATACTCCGGGCATCGCAGCCCTTGGCGCAGGCGCTGCCTTTATCATGCAGGAGGGCGTTACCGGCATACGAAAAAAGGAAGAACGTTTTGTCGGGATAATCCTAAAGGAACTGGCCTCTATAAAGGGCATCAGGATACTGGGACCAATGGACGCTGCAAAGCGCGCCTCGCTTGTGTGTTTTACAATAGACGGCATTACTGCCAATGACGCAGGTGTCGTGCTCGACAGAGAGTTCTCCATCATGGTAAGGTGCGGCACGCACTGCGCTCCTGCCGCGCACAGGGTTGCGGGCACATTCCCCGAGGGCGCAATCAGGGTCAGCCCCGGGTACTTTAATACCGATGCCGATATCGAGGCTTTCCTGAAGGCAGTGAAGGCAGTTGCCGCGAAGGGGTAG
- a CDS encoding thioredoxin domain-containing protein: MANRLLHEKSPYLKRHSDNPVDWYPWGEEAFERARREDKPVLLSSGYSSCHWCHVMERESFSDAEVGRLINDRFIAIKLDREERPEVDAFYMSAAYVLSGTGGWPLNIMLTPDKKPFFAVTYAPKDNVRGRVGIKTIVKEVYEVWKNSRANIVNATEKVDEALRSFFPEAVKLPPGKDVLDEACERMQSLFDKAHGGFGESPKFPVPHNTLFFLRYHKRSGSGPALDMACKTLKSMRRGAIFDQLGGGFHRYSTDREWRLPHFEKMLYDQAMHVMAYTEAYAVTGEESFRETAKEVLAYVERDMTHKEGGFYSALDADSEGREGAYYLWSKEELENVLGKKDAAFAMRLFGAEAEGNFIDEIEGKKNGKNVLIFDEGVLTDEESIERVAIIKKKLFKARLQRVRPFLDDKILTDWNGLMIAAFARASRSFVEPGYADTARRAADFIIEKLCVEGHVFHRWRDGEAAYRGTLTDYAFFTWGLIELYMATFDKKYLILARTLTLVMMERFQDRAGGAFFGCDGTESGLYMRQKDLYDGAAPSGNSVAAYNLVRLAYLCSDKSLLDAAALLGRAFCRSVEAAPQAYTMYLAALDMQLGPACIATVTGDINAVETRELVNALSRRYAPSVVVSHEQGEKMMRPFVRVCTLGACIGEAKSVEELLALLKKAGV; the protein is encoded by the coding sequence ATGGCAAACCGCCTTTTGCACGAGAAAAGCCCGTATCTGAAAAGACACTCAGATAACCCCGTTGACTGGTATCCGTGGGGAGAGGAGGCCTTTGAGCGGGCAAGAAGAGAGGATAAGCCCGTGCTTCTCTCTTCTGGGTATTCTTCTTGCCACTGGTGCCACGTAATGGAGCGCGAATCGTTTAGCGACGCCGAGGTGGGGCGTCTAATAAACGACCGTTTCATCGCCATAAAGCTCGACAGGGAGGAGAGGCCCGAGGTGGACGCCTTTTACATGAGCGCTGCGTACGTGTTATCCGGCACGGGAGGATGGCCCCTTAACATAATGCTCACGCCTGATAAGAAGCCGTTTTTCGCTGTCACATACGCGCCAAAGGACAATGTGCGCGGACGCGTCGGCATAAAGACCATAGTCAAAGAGGTTTACGAGGTATGGAAAAACAGCCGCGCCAATATCGTAAACGCTACGGAAAAGGTGGATGAGGCGCTGCGTTCGTTTTTCCCGGAGGCCGTAAAGCTGCCTCCTGGAAAGGACGTTCTTGACGAGGCGTGTGAGCGGATGCAGAGCCTTTTTGACAAGGCGCACGGAGGGTTTGGCGAAAGCCCGAAGTTCCCGGTGCCGCATAACACGCTTTTTTTCCTGCGCTATCATAAGCGAAGCGGAAGCGGCCCTGCGCTCGATATGGCGTGTAAGACCCTTAAATCCATGCGCCGCGGCGCGATATTCGACCAGCTTGGCGGCGGGTTCCACCGCTATTCAACAGACAGAGAGTGGAGGCTTCCGCACTTCGAGAAGATGCTCTACGACCAGGCCATGCACGTCATGGCGTATACCGAGGCCTATGCAGTGACCGGCGAGGAGTCATTTAGGGAAACGGCAAAGGAAGTGCTCGCTTACGTAGAGCGCGACATGACGCACAAGGAAGGCGGCTTTTATTCGGCCCTGGACGCGGATTCCGAAGGCAGGGAAGGCGCGTATTACCTATGGAGCAAAGAAGAGCTTGAAAACGTTCTTGGCAAAAAGGACGCGGCCTTTGCAATGCGGCTCTTTGGAGCGGAGGCGGAGGGTAACTTCATTGACGAAATAGAGGGGAAAAAGAACGGGAAAAACGTGCTCATCTTCGACGAGGGTGTTCTTACGGACGAGGAGTCGATAGAGCGTGTTGCCATAATAAAAAAGAAGCTCTTCAAGGCAAGGCTTCAGAGGGTAAGGCCGTTTCTGGACGACAAGATACTTACCGACTGGAACGGCCTTATGATAGCGGCCTTTGCAAGGGCCTCGCGCTCTTTTGTCGAGCCGGGGTACGCTGACACTGCGCGCAGGGCCGCAGACTTCATAATAGAAAAGCTCTGCGTCGAAGGCCATGTCTTTCACCGCTGGAGGGACGGCGAGGCCGCGTACAGGGGAACCCTTACGGATTACGCATTCTTTACTTGGGGGCTTATCGAGCTCTATATGGCCACCTTCGACAAGAAGTATCTTATACTCGCAAGGACGCTTACCTTGGTCATGATGGAGCGGTTTCAGGACAGGGCAGGCGGCGCGTTCTTTGGCTGCGACGGAACAGAGAGCGGCCTCTACATGCGCCAGAAGGACCTCTACGACGGCGCGGCTCCCTCCGGCAATTCGGTTGCGGCGTATAACCTCGTGCGCCTGGCGTATCTTTGCTCCGATAAGTCGCTTCTCGATGCCGCAGCGCTCCTTGGCCGCGCATTTTGCAGGAGTGTGGAGGCTGCGCCGCAGGCATATACCATGTACCTTGCGGCCCTTGACATGCAGCTTGGCCCGGCCTGTATCGCGACAGTTACCGGCGATATAAACGCCGTGGAAACGCGCGAACTCGTAAACGCATTGTCCAGGCGTTATGCGCCCTCCGTTGTCGTGTCGCACGAGCAAGGGGAGAAGATGATGCGGCCGTTTGTCAGGGTGTGTACGCTTGGCGCCTGTATCGGCGAGGCTAAAAGCGTCGAGGAGCTGCTCGCGCTCCTTAAAAAGGCCGGGGTTTAA
- a CDS encoding YifB family Mg chelatase-like AAA ATPase: MLAKITSGAVLGIDAYMVDVEVDVSSGLPSFQTVGLPDNAVKESRERVRSAVKNSGYTFPGGRVTVNLAPADVKKEGTTFDLPVAVGILKAEGIIKAANLNDYVIAGELSLDGTIKAVRGVLPMAVEALRNKKALVVPSPNAREAAIVEGLTVYGINTLSSLVEFLNKNLEMPPYDRATAGVAPQGAATAPAIDMSEVKGQEHVKRALEVASAGGHNVLLIGPPGSGKTMLARRVPTILPDMSLNEAIETTKVHSVAGTLAEAGSLVTERPFRSPHHTISDAGLIGGGQIPRPGEVSLAHNGVLFLDEMPEFRKNVLEMLRQPIEDGIVTISRAAISLTFPSRFMLIGAMNPCPCGHLGDPTKDCRCSPLMTKRYRSRLSGPLLDRIDIHAEVPAVRFRELSSEKTAETSASIKSRVDRARLIQDDRFKGTKIFSNSQMGSRHIKKHCALDADSMRLLEAAVERLSLSARAYTRVLKVARTIADLEGEENIGSRHVSEAVQYRAFDRDA; the protein is encoded by the coding sequence ATGCTTGCCAAAATCACATCCGGAGCAGTGCTTGGCATAGACGCCTACATGGTGGACGTCGAAGTCGATGTATCTAGCGGGCTTCCGTCCTTCCAGACGGTCGGACTTCCGGATAACGCGGTAAAGGAAAGCAGAGAGCGCGTACGAAGCGCGGTAAAGAACTCGGGCTACACCTTCCCCGGAGGCCGCGTTACAGTAAACCTCGCCCCTGCTGACGTGAAAAAAGAAGGCACCACATTCGACCTTCCTGTTGCAGTTGGCATACTAAAGGCAGAGGGAATCATCAAGGCCGCCAATCTAAACGACTATGTCATAGCAGGCGAGCTCTCGTTGGACGGCACCATTAAAGCTGTTCGCGGAGTTCTTCCGATGGCGGTCGAAGCGCTACGCAACAAGAAAGCCCTCGTCGTGCCATCCCCAAACGCACGGGAGGCGGCAATAGTAGAGGGGCTTACTGTGTACGGAATAAACACGCTCTCGTCGCTTGTGGAGTTCCTCAACAAGAACCTTGAAATGCCGCCCTATGACCGCGCCACAGCAGGTGTGGCGCCACAAGGCGCGGCAACGGCACCTGCCATAGACATGAGCGAGGTAAAAGGCCAGGAGCACGTAAAAAGGGCCCTTGAGGTGGCAAGCGCCGGTGGCCATAACGTGCTTCTTATCGGCCCTCCGGGCTCAGGGAAAACCATGCTCGCAAGGCGTGTGCCAACGATACTGCCCGACATGTCCCTAAACGAAGCAATAGAAACAACCAAGGTGCACAGTGTGGCAGGCACGCTTGCCGAGGCAGGCTCGCTCGTTACCGAGCGGCCGTTTCGCTCCCCTCACCACACGATATCGGACGCCGGGCTTATCGGCGGAGGCCAGATACCAAGGCCCGGAGAAGTAAGCCTTGCGCATAACGGCGTGCTATTCTTAGATGAGATGCCCGAGTTCAGGAAAAACGTCCTTGAGATGCTAAGGCAACCAATCGAGGACGGCATCGTTACCATATCGAGGGCCGCTATTTCGCTGACATTTCCCTCGCGCTTCATGCTGATTGGAGCGATGAACCCGTGCCCGTGCGGACATCTCGGGGACCCGACAAAGGACTGCCGCTGCTCGCCGCTTATGACAAAGCGCTACCGCTCAAGGCTCTCCGGGCCGCTTCTCGACAGAATAGACATACACGCCGAGGTCCCGGCAGTGAGGTTTCGCGAACTAAGCTCGGAAAAAACTGCCGAGACATCGGCCTCCATAAAAAGCCGCGTGGACAGGGCAAGGCTTATACAGGACGACAGGTTCAAGGGAACAAAGATATTCTCCAATAGCCAGATGGGCTCGAGGCATATAAAAAAGCACTGCGCCCTGGATGCGGATTCCATGCGGCTTCTCGAAGCAGCGGTCGAGAGGCTTTCGCTGTCAGCACGGGCATACACGCGAGTACTCAAGGTGGCGCGCACCATAGCCGACCTGGAAGGCGAGGAAAACATCGGCTCGCGCCACGTCTCCGAGGCAGTGCAGTACAGGGCCTTTGACAGAGACGCGTAA
- a CDS encoding NUDIX hydrolase produces the protein MTYTYQYPRPALATDCVVFGLDNEDLKVLLIQRDIEPFKGKWALPGGFIKPGEALEDAARRELLEETGLKGIFLEQLYTFGEPGRDPREHVVTVVYYALTNLSEHVIKASTDARNAAWFSTDDVPGLAFDHEVILETALTRLRGKITYQPIGFELLPKKFTLRQLQEMYEKILDKALDKRNFRKKMLGFGILVASDEIETDVAHRAARLYGFDKRRYQQLVKEGFVFEI, from the coding sequence ATGACATACACATACCAATATCCGAGACCGGCGCTCGCAACCGACTGCGTAGTGTTTGGCCTGGATAACGAGGACTTAAAGGTGCTCCTCATACAGCGCGACATAGAGCCGTTCAAGGGCAAATGGGCGCTCCCAGGTGGGTTCATAAAGCCGGGAGAGGCCTTGGAAGACGCGGCAAGAAGGGAGCTACTTGAGGAAACCGGGCTTAAAGGGATATTTCTTGAGCAGCTCTACACCTTCGGAGAGCCCGGCAGGGACCCGAGAGAACACGTCGTAACGGTCGTATACTACGCGCTAACGAACCTCTCAGAGCACGTGATAAAGGCCTCTACTGACGCAAGGAACGCTGCATGGTTCTCAACCGACGACGTCCCCGGCCTTGCCTTTGACCACGAAGTGATACTCGAGACAGCGCTTACGAGGCTAAGGGGGAAGATAACGTACCAGCCAATAGGGTTCGAACTTTTGCCAAAAAAGTTTACGCTTCGCCAGTTACAAGAGATGTATGAAAAGATACTTGATAAGGCACTCGACAAAAGGAACTTCCGTAAAAAGATGCTAGGCTTCGGGATACTGGTAGCGTCAGACGAGATAGAAACAGACGTTGCCCACCGCGCTGCCAGGCTCTACGGCTTCGATAAGCGGCGCTACCAGCAGCTCGTAAAGGAAGGTTTCGTGTTCGAGATATAG